The following are from one region of the Rhinoraja longicauda isolate Sanriku21f chromosome 33, sRhiLon1.1, whole genome shotgun sequence genome:
- the bcl2l10 gene encoding bcl-2-like protein 10 — protein sequence MPEAGLKEQALALARDYLHHCLGPSPGSAGRQQRPPDKTASTLRKVADQMVEQHQAVFSSMKSRLDNGLQVYARSGPGAGAGAGAGPDKQEAAEAQAQAAADFLRRVVEEMSADEKMNWGRVVSIFAFAGVLGRHLRDSGVAMWPEAGPGPLDMLAESVANYLGKERRDWMEQNGGWEGFLRFFGSDDHWQESTVRNMLITVAGFGIAGLACLLAVR from the exons ATGCCGGAGGCCGGGCTGAAGGAACAGGCGCTGGCACTGGCCCGGGACTACCTGCATCACTGCCTGGGCCCGAGCCCGGGCTCGGCGGGTCGCCAACAGCGGCCGCCCGACAAGACGGCCAGCACCCTGCGCAAAGTGGCCGACCAGATGGTGGAGCAGCACCAGGCCGTCTTCAGCAGCATGAAGAGCCGGCTGGACAACGGCCTGCAGGTCTACGCAAGGAGCGGGCCTGGAGccggagctggagctggagccggGCCTGACAAGCAGGAGGCGGctgaggcccaggcccaggcggcCGCAGACTTCCTGcggagggtggtggaggagatGTCGGCCGACGAGAAGATGAACTGGGGCCGGGTGGTGAGCATATTCGCCTTCGCAGGCGTGCTGGGCCGCCATCTCCGCGACTCGGGCGTCGCCATGTGGCCCGAGGCCGGGCCCGGCCCGCTGGACATGCTGGCCGAGAGTGTGGCCAATTACCTGGGCAAGGAGCGGCGCGACTGGATGGAACAGAACGGAGGctgg GAAGGATTTCTACGATTCTTTGGAAGCGATGACCATTGGCAAGAGTCAACAGTACGAAACATGCTGATAACGGTTGCTGGCTTTGGTATAGCTGGATTAGCGTGCCTTCTTGCCGTCCGATAG